The following proteins are co-located in the Roseovarius arcticus genome:
- a CDS encoding acyl-CoA dehydrogenase: MTSFRAKYLTRPIHRWAKRALPALSDTEREALNAGDVWWEAELFSGNPDWSKLHAIAAPRLRDDEQAFLDGPCRELCDMLDDWTINQDAADLPPEVWQFLRQHGFFGMIIPKKYGGLEFSAFAHSEVVRFISTRSVAAAVTVMVPNSLGPGELLHQFGTKEQQDYWLPRLADGRELPAFGLTSAEAGSDASAMIDDGVICKGQWDGKEVLGIRLNWAKRYITLSPVCTVLGLAFKLRDPDSLMGDVKEIGITCALVPTDLEGVETGRRHIPSSTMFMNGPTIGKDVFIPLANIIGGPDYAGRGWMMLMNALAAGRGISLPSMGCAAIALSAHTTGAYARIREQFRLPIGKFGGVQIRMGRLAADAYSMDAARHLTCAGLDAGVSLSVVSAIMKAHATNRMREALNDAMDVHSGKAVIDGPSNYLLPLYRAVPIGITVEGANIVTRSLIIFGQGSIRAHPHMLDNMMALQEPDQAKSLEAFDKSVWAHIGHTARTLFRAWGRALTGGRFAPAPNAGAATQIYRRLSRWSAAYALTADFCFLTLGGALKRKEMISTRMGDILSEMYILSAALKRWDDEGRQETDLPVLNYAAEVGFQRIQIALDDVIVNLPARWAAWVLRAITWPGRREKGPSDRLVEACSDLIYAPSPTRERITGEIAAGCNHPGISLLNQCYARVNAMAPVMKRLRDARKTPAEGLEAGIVNSDEMQKIAEMSDLVARVIAVDDFTPEELPRYFGGYIPNAQNRYAQKHPVRENPNQEAAQ, encoded by the coding sequence ATGACCTCCTTTCGTGCGAAATACCTCACCCGGCCCATTCACCGCTGGGCCAAGCGCGCCCTGCCCGCCCTGTCCGATACAGAGCGCGAGGCGCTAAACGCTGGTGACGTCTGGTGGGAGGCGGAGTTGTTTTCCGGCAATCCCGACTGGTCAAAGCTGCATGCCATCGCCGCGCCGCGCCTGAGGGACGATGAGCAGGCGTTTCTGGACGGACCGTGCCGCGAGTTGTGCGACATGCTGGACGATTGGACGATCAATCAGGACGCCGCAGATCTGCCTCCCGAAGTGTGGCAATTCCTACGCCAGCACGGGTTTTTCGGCATGATCATCCCGAAGAAGTATGGCGGGCTGGAATTCTCGGCCTTTGCACACAGTGAGGTGGTGCGCTTTATCTCTACGCGCTCGGTTGCTGCGGCGGTCACTGTGATGGTCCCCAATTCGCTGGGACCGGGCGAACTATTGCACCAGTTTGGCACGAAGGAGCAGCAGGACTATTGGCTGCCACGCCTTGCCGATGGGCGCGAGTTGCCCGCCTTTGGCCTAACCAGCGCCGAGGCCGGATCAGATGCGAGTGCGATGATCGACGATGGTGTCATCTGCAAGGGCCAATGGGACGGCAAAGAGGTGCTGGGCATCCGCCTGAATTGGGCCAAGCGGTATATCACCTTGTCGCCCGTCTGCACCGTGCTGGGGCTGGCATTCAAGCTGCGCGATCCAGATAGCCTGATGGGTGATGTTAAGGAAATCGGAATTACCTGCGCACTAGTGCCGACAGACCTAGAAGGGGTCGAGACAGGGCGCAGGCACATCCCGTCATCGACCATGTTCATGAACGGGCCGACCATCGGCAAGGACGTGTTTATCCCGCTAGCGAACATCATCGGCGGTCCTGATTATGCCGGACGCGGCTGGATGATGCTGATGAATGCGCTGGCCGCCGGGCGGGGTATTTCGCTGCCATCAATGGGGTGCGCCGCTATTGCGCTTAGCGCGCACACGACAGGCGCCTACGCGCGTATTCGCGAGCAATTTCGCCTGCCTATAGGCAAATTTGGCGGCGTGCAGATCCGCATGGGGCGGCTGGCCGCAGACGCCTATTCGATGGATGCCGCGCGCCACCTTACCTGCGCCGGGCTGGACGCGGGCGTATCGCTATCGGTCGTATCTGCGATCATGAAGGCGCATGCCACCAACCGTATGCGCGAAGCACTGAACGACGCGATGGATGTCCATTCTGGCAAGGCGGTGATTGATGGGCCATCGAACTACCTGCTGCCGCTCTATCGTGCGGTGCCCATCGGCATCACGGTGGAGGGCGCGAATATTGTCACGCGCAGTCTGATTATATTCGGCCAAGGGTCGATCCGCGCGCATCCTCACATGCTGGATAACATGATGGCATTGCAGGAACCGGATCAGGCGAAATCGCTGGAGGCGTTTGATAAATCCGTCTGGGCGCACATTGGGCACACCGCACGGACGCTATTCCGCGCTTGGGGCCGTGCGCTGACTGGGGGCCGCTTTGCCCCTGCTCCGAACGCGGGCGCGGCAACGCAGATCTACCGGCGCCTATCGCGCTGGTCGGCGGCCTATGCCCTGACGGCTGATTTCTGTTTCCTCACGCTAGGCGGTGCGCTGAAGCGCAAGGAGATGATATCCACCCGTATGGGCGACATCCTATCCGAGATGTACATCCTCTCGGCCGCGCTAAAGCGGTGGGACGATGAGGGCCGCCAAGAGACGGACCTGCCCGTGCTGAATTACGCCGCAGAGGTTGGATTTCAACGTATCCAGATCGCGCTGGACGATGTGATCGTCAACCTGCCTGCGCGCTGGGCGGCGTGGGTGCTGCGGGCTATCACATGGCCGGGCCGCCGCGAGAAGGGACCAAGCGATAGGTTGGTTGAGGCGTGCAGCGATCTGATCTACGCCCCGTCGCCCACGCGCGAACGGATCACCGGCGAGATTGCGGCCGGCTGTAATCACCCTGGCATATCGCTGCTGAACCAGTGTTATGCCCGCGTGAACGCCATGGCCCCGGTGATGAAGCGGCTGCGCGATGCGCGCAAGACGCCCGCCGAGGGGCTGGAGGCTGGCATCGTTAACAGCGACGAAATGCAAAAGATTGCCGAGATGTCCGATTTAGTCGCGCGCGTCATCGCCGTCGATGATTTTACGCCCGAGGAACTGCCTCGCTATTTCGGCGGCTACATACCCAACGCGCAGAACCGTTATGCGCAAAAGCATCCCGTTCGGGAAAATCCTAATCAGGAGGCGGCGCAATGA
- a CDS encoding acetyl-CoA C-acetyltransferase — protein MTHPQRVFLVDGARTPFLKARGTPGPFTPVDLAVQCGRPLLARQPFDRTAFDLVILGCVNVMADEVNPARVAALRLGLGERMVAFNMQINCGSGMQSIDTAYRYIRSGSHNMILAGGAEALSHTPLILRQSAAEWLGRLAGARSPLDKVKLMSGIRPEFFKPVVGLERGLTDPITDLSMGQTAEILAHRFGVDREAADTYAMQSHHRLAAAQADGTLADEVMPAFGPDGTVYDHDDGVRPDSDLAGLAKPKPVFEKPYGKVTAGNSSQITDGASWVIVASQKAVDAHGLEPLAEITDSEWAGLDPAVMGLGPVLASTPIAQRHGYSLDDIDLWELNEAFAAQVLACVAAWEDEAFCREVLGYDAAFGRIDRDRLNVDGGAISLGHPVGTSGNRIVLHLANAMKKRGLKRGIATECIGGGLGGAMLLEAVQ, from the coding sequence ATGACGCATCCGCAACGCGTATTTCTGGTCGATGGCGCGCGCACGCCGTTCCTCAAGGCGCGTGGAACGCCCGGCCCATTCACCCCCGTGGATCTGGCGGTTCAATGCGGGCGCCCTCTACTGGCGCGCCAGCCTTTCGACCGGACAGCCTTTGATCTGGTCATCCTTGGCTGCGTCAACGTGATGGCCGACGAAGTGAACCCTGCGCGCGTCGCCGCCCTGCGGCTGGGACTGGGCGAGCGGATGGTCGCCTTTAACATGCAGATAAACTGCGGCTCTGGGATGCAGAGCATCGACACTGCTTACCGCTATATCCGGTCAGGCAGTCACAATATGATCCTAGCCGGTGGGGCGGAAGCCCTCAGCCATACGCCGTTGATCCTGCGCCAGTCGGCTGCAGAGTGGCTGGGCCGCCTTGCAGGCGCGCGCAGCCCGCTAGACAAAGTAAAGCTGATGAGCGGGATTAGGCCCGAATTTTTCAAGCCCGTCGTCGGGCTGGAACGGGGCCTGACTGACCCGATCACAGATCTGAGTATGGGCCAGACCGCCGAGATCCTTGCGCATCGCTTTGGTGTGGATCGAGAGGCGGCAGACACCTATGCGATGCAAAGCCATCACCGCCTCGCCGCCGCGCAGGCCGACGGAACGCTTGCGGATGAGGTCATGCCCGCTTTCGGCCCGGATGGCACGGTATATGACCACGACGACGGCGTGCGTCCCGATAGCGACCTGGCTGGGTTGGCCAAGCCTAAACCTGTGTTTGAGAAACCATATGGCAAGGTGACGGCAGGCAATTCCAGCCAGATCACCGATGGTGCCAGCTGGGTCATCGTCGCGTCGCAAAAAGCCGTCGATGCGCATGGATTAGAGCCGCTTGCCGAGATCACCGATAGTGAATGGGCGGGGCTTGATCCCGCGGTCATGGGCCTTGGTCCCGTTTTGGCGTCGACGCCCATCGCCCAGCGGCACGGCTATAGCCTGGACGACATCGACCTTTGGGAGTTGAATGAGGCCTTCGCGGCTCAAGTTTTGGCCTGCGTTGCCGCTTGGGAGGATGAAGCGTTCTGCCGAGAGGTGCTGGGATATGATGCGGCATTTGGCCGAATCGACCGAGATAGGCTGAATGTCGACGGCGGTGCAATCTCACTCGGGCACCCGGTAGGGACCAGTGGCAACAGAATCGTGCTGCATCTGGCGAACGCGATGAAGAAGCGCGGGCTCAAGCGCGGCATCGCCACCGAGTGTATCGGTGGCGGGCTGGGCGGTGCCATGCTGTTGGAGGCTGTGCAATGA
- a CDS encoding 3-hydroxyacyl-CoA dehydrogenase NAD-binding domain-containing protein — protein sequence MTGVVMKFLGAELREMGGADARQGNWRSGRDADNILWLAMDCEAGGTNVISRKVLEELNTHLAAAEADLPKALVIRSAKDAGFAAGADIAEFKDVTADPDKLLKEGHAVFDRLAALKCPTICVVHGACLGGGFEMALACDMRIGVRGASFAFPEVQLGLHPGLGGTFRSIALIDPVEAMTLMLTGKTAHTKKAKALGLLDAIVEERHVAAAVEAAANGKLEGHEPGLKARALSLGTARSYAARQMRSSAEKKAPKAHYPAPYALIDLWEEHGGDPEAMQKAEIESFARLLQTDTSKNLQRAFFLRQRLRANSKGEDGISHVHVIGAGAMGAEIAAMSAIRGKRVTLGDTSGKALGHAVKLAREIYASKHLSSLETRDALDRLMPDQMGYGIGAADLIIEAGPEKTEIKQSIYDGLTDQMKKGAILASNTSSLSISDLAAHAPDAARFAGLHFFNPVSRIDLVEVIAGPDTSEDTTNRLAAFCGAIKKLPVHVGDAPGFLVNRALVPYMMEAMTLMDEGVPKEVIDTAALRFGMPMGPVTLADQVGLDIGLHVAESLAAELETPMAPISQTLRDKVAAGEIGKKSGTGFYDWSEGAPHPDNDADAPDDLTDRLILPMLNACVEVLRQGAAKAEDDIDAAMIFATGWAPFRGGPMHYARARGVDEIILRLKELESAHGPRFAPDAGWHTLG from the coding sequence ATGACCGGGGTCGTAATGAAGTTTCTGGGCGCAGAATTGCGCGAAATGGGCGGCGCGGACGCGCGTCAGGGTAACTGGCGCAGCGGGCGGGACGCGGACAACATCCTGTGGCTGGCCATGGATTGCGAGGCGGGCGGGACCAACGTGATTTCCCGCAAGGTGCTGGAGGAATTGAACACACATCTGGCCGCTGCCGAAGCGGACCTGCCCAAAGCGCTGGTCATACGCTCGGCCAAAGATGCGGGTTTCGCCGCTGGGGCCGATATCGCGGAGTTCAAGGACGTTACTGCCGATCCTGATAAACTACTGAAAGAGGGTCACGCGGTATTTGACCGCCTCGCCGCATTGAAATGCCCAACCATCTGCGTCGTGCATGGCGCGTGTCTGGGCGGCGGATTCGAGATGGCGCTGGCGTGCGACATGCGTATTGGTGTCCGGGGTGCATCCTTTGCCTTTCCCGAAGTGCAGTTGGGCCTACACCCCGGCCTTGGCGGCACTTTCAGGTCAATCGCGTTGATCGATCCCGTTGAGGCGATGACGCTGATGCTGACGGGCAAAACCGCACACACCAAGAAGGCCAAAGCGCTGGGGCTGTTGGATGCGATCGTAGAAGAGCGGCACGTCGCCGCCGCAGTCGAAGCAGCGGCGAACGGCAAGCTAGAGGGCCATGAGCCTGGACTGAAGGCGCGCGCACTCAGCCTGGGCACCGCACGCAGCTATGCCGCTCGGCAGATGCGCAGTAGCGCCGAGAAAAAGGCGCCCAAGGCGCATTATCCAGCGCCCTACGCCTTGATCGACCTATGGGAAGAGCACGGGGGCGATCCCGAAGCCATGCAAAAGGCCGAAATAGAGTCTTTTGCGCGGCTATTGCAGACGGACACGTCCAAAAACCTGCAACGCGCGTTTTTTCTGCGCCAGCGCCTGCGCGCTAATTCCAAGGGCGAGGACGGCATCAGCCACGTCCACGTCATCGGCGCCGGTGCAATGGGCGCCGAGATCGCGGCGATGAGTGCGATCCGCGGCAAGCGCGTGACACTGGGCGACACATCCGGCAAGGCGCTGGGCCATGCGGTCAAGCTGGCGAGGGAAATATACGCCTCTAAACACCTCAGTAGTCTCGAAACGCGTGATGCGCTGGACCGGTTGATGCCTGATCAGATGGGCTACGGCATAGGCGCGGCGGACCTGATTATTGAGGCCGGGCCGGAAAAGACCGAGATCAAGCAAAGTATATATGACGGCTTGACGGACCAGATGAAAAAAGGCGCGATACTTGCCAGCAATACCTCAAGCCTGTCGATCAGTGATCTGGCTGCTCACGCGCCGGATGCCGCAAGGTTTGCTGGGCTGCACTTCTTTAACCCCGTGTCGCGGATTGATCTGGTTGAGGTAATAGCCGGACCGGATACGTCCGAGGACACCACCAACCGCTTGGCGGCGTTCTGCGGCGCGATCAAGAAACTGCCCGTACATGTGGGCGATGCTCCCGGATTTCTCGTTAATCGCGCGCTGGTGCCTTACATGATGGAGGCAATGACGCTGATGGACGAGGGCGTGCCAAAGGAGGTGATCGACACCGCCGCACTACGCTTTGGCATGCCTATGGGGCCTGTTACGCTGGCGGATCAGGTGGGTTTGGATATCGGCCTACATGTCGCCGAGAGCCTCGCCGCAGAGCTCGAGACGCCGATGGCCCCAATATCGCAGACCTTGCGCGACAAGGTGGCGGCAGGCGAAATAGGCAAAAAATCAGGTACGGGATTCTACGACTGGTCTGAGGGCGCACCCCATCCCGATAACGATGCGGACGCGCCGGACGACCTGACCGATAGGCTGATACTGCCCATGCTGAATGCCTGCGTCGAGGTCCTGCGCCAAGGCGCGGCAAAGGCCGAGGACGATATCGACGCGGCGATGATATTTGCCACTGGCTGGGCGCCATTTAGGGGTGGGCCGATGCACTACGCCCGTGCGCGCGGCGTTGATGAGATCATCCTGCGCCTGAAAGAGCTTGAATCGGCGCATGGCCCACGCTTTGCACCTGACGCTGGATGGCACACACTGGGCTGA
- the mnmH gene encoding tRNA 2-selenouridine(34) synthase MnmH, with the protein MKLTLTDISELSHLAADTVIDARSPAEFAEDHLPGAINLPSLSDDERAQVGTIYVQDDRFKARRIGASLVARNVAAHLEGPLANYDGSWQPLVYCWRGGQRSGAFASILEQIGWRTHLLDGGYRAYRRLVVTMLYEQPLALRPVLLDGNTGTAKTRLLELLAGAGAQVIDLEGLANHRGSALGAREGGQPPQKLFEGRLAQCIAALDPLRPVVIEAESHKVGTRIVPPSLWMAMKDAPVVRVTAPLPARAQYLAKAYADMTDQPDVLIQSLDLLRPLRGHEAVDHWQAMVEAGEFPELAASLMQHHYDPGYERARERHDRAAAETVHLPALDDAALDKALPALMEAIERVTRP; encoded by the coding sequence ATGAAGCTGACCCTGACCGACATCTCAGAATTGTCCCATTTGGCGGCAGATACAGTGATTGACGCACGCTCGCCAGCCGAGTTCGCTGAGGATCACCTGCCCGGAGCAATCAATCTGCCCAGCCTCAGTGACGATGAGCGTGCGCAAGTTGGCACGATCTACGTGCAGGATGACCGATTTAAGGCCCGGCGCATCGGGGCATCTCTGGTCGCGCGCAATGTGGCCGCGCACCTGGAAGGGCCATTGGCAAATTATGACGGTAGCTGGCAGCCGCTAGTCTATTGCTGGCGCGGTGGCCAGCGATCGGGCGCGTTCGCGTCGATCCTAGAGCAGATTGGTTGGCGAACACATCTGCTGGATGGCGGATACCGCGCCTATCGGCGGCTGGTCGTGACGATGCTGTACGAACAGCCTTTGGCGCTGCGCCCTGTGCTGCTGGATGGCAATACCGGCACCGCAAAGACCCGTCTGCTGGAGTTGCTCGCGGGTGCGGGCGCTCAGGTGATTGACCTTGAAGGTCTGGCCAACCATCGCGGCTCGGCCTTGGGCGCGCGGGAAGGGGGGCAGCCACCCCAGAAACTGTTCGAGGGACGGCTAGCACAGTGCATCGCCGCGCTTGACCCGCTGCGACCTGTCGTGATTGAGGCCGAATCGCACAAGGTAGGTACGCGTATCGTCCCGCCCAGCCTGTGGATGGCGATGAAGGACGCGCCTGTGGTCCGTGTGACGGCCCCGCTGCCAGCGCGGGCGCAGTATTTGGCCAAAGCATATGCCGACATGACAGATCAGCCCGATGTGTTGATACAGAGCCTTGATTTACTGCGGCCGTTGCGGGGGCATGAGGCGGTCGATCATTGGCAAGCGATGGTAGAGGCTGGCGAATTTCCGGAACTCGCGGCAAGCCTGATGCAACACCACTACGATCCCGGCTATGAGCGCGCCCGCGAACGGCACGATAGGGCCGCGGCCGAGACAGTCCATCTGCCTGCGCTGGATGATGCCGCTCTTGATAAGGCGTTGCCTGCGCTGATGGAAGCCATTGAGCGCGTTACTAGACCCTAA
- the selD gene encoding selenide, water dikinase SelD: MKSVFPLTRDLVLIGGGHAHALVLRKWGMNPLPGARLTLIDPNPKAPYTGMLPGHIAGHYPRAALDIDLVRLAHFAGARLIVGAATSIDRASRRVSVEGRPDIAYDVLSIDVGITSAPAEIQGFDSHGIAAKPLGPFADRWQAFVEEVSAGTAAPDCTILGGGVAGVELALAMRHRLSHISATPRICVVDTGRALSGVATATARILRRRMQNAGIDVIEDAKIIQITSNSVELADGTSLSSSLTVAAAGARPWPWLKGTGLDLTDGFITVGPDLRSVTDPAIFAAGDCAHLNYAPRPKAGVYAVRAAPILHDNLRAALSEQTQMRQYQPQKRYLKLVSLGGKEAVADRGALGITLPGLWFWKDRIDQRFMQKFRDLPVMSVPPLPQESALGMTAELVEHPMICGGCGAKVGPAALQTALSGARTNQRSDVLIRPGDDAGALLFGDRIQVVSTDHLRAFTADPFLMSRITALHALGDVWAMGAAPQAALVNLVLPRMSGPLQARTLAEIMAAAQEVMEDAGAEIIGGHTTQGAELTIGYTVTGLMPEGRTPIGLNGARPGDHLILTGALGTGVILAADMAGQADGEIVRNALDQMAASPQSAAQSLIAAHAMTDVTGFGLAGHLLGMCRASGFGAVLDMATLPLLAGALPLLNEGRRSSLHGANKAYSVPELIGFDDSPRSEILFDPQTAGGFLAALAPEDAKLALSQLASGGIPAVRIGMIEDTPPQITLH; encoded by the coding sequence ATGAAAAGCGTTTTTCCTCTTACCCGCGACCTCGTGCTGATCGGCGGCGGCCACGCCCACGCGCTTGTACTGCGCAAATGGGGAATGAACCCTCTGCCCGGCGCGCGCCTGACTCTGATCGATCCAAATCCAAAGGCGCCCTATACTGGCATGCTGCCCGGTCATATCGCCGGGCACTATCCGCGCGCCGCGCTCGATATTGATCTGGTTCGGCTGGCCCATTTCGCCGGGGCGCGCCTGATCGTCGGCGCCGCCACGTCCATAGACCGCGCCTCGCGCCGCGTGTCAGTAGAGGGCAGGCCCGATATCGCTTATGACGTTCTTTCCATAGATGTTGGCATCACCTCCGCCCCGGCTGAAATCCAAGGATTTGACTCGCACGGCATCGCCGCTAAGCCGCTGGGGCCCTTTGCAGATCGCTGGCAGGCTTTCGTCGAGGAGGTGAGTGCGGGCACTGCTGCCCCCGATTGCACCATTCTCGGCGGCGGCGTCGCTGGTGTCGAGCTGGCGCTGGCGATGCGGCACCGCCTGTCGCACATATCTGCCACGCCGCGCATATGCGTCGTCGACACTGGGCGCGCGCTCAGCGGTGTCGCCACCGCAACCGCCCGTATCCTGCGCAGGCGAATGCAGAACGCGGGCATCGACGTCATCGAAGACGCAAAAATCATCCAAATTACCAGTAATAGTGTCGAATTGGCAGATGGCACCTCACTCAGTTCATCCCTGACCGTCGCGGCGGCAGGCGCGCGGCCGTGGCCGTGGCTAAAGGGCACCGGGCTGGACCTCACCGATGGATTTATCACCGTCGGCCCCGATTTGCGCAGCGTCACCGACCCGGCGATTTTTGCGGCCGGCGATTGCGCACATCTCAACTATGCCCCGCGCCCAAAGGCCGGCGTTTATGCAGTGCGCGCGGCGCCGATCCTGCATGATAACTTGCGCGCCGCACTTAGCGAACAGACCCAAATGCGCCAGTATCAGCCGCAAAAACGCTATCTCAAGCTGGTTTCACTAGGCGGCAAGGAGGCCGTTGCTGATCGTGGGGCGCTTGGCATCACCCTTCCTGGCCTTTGGTTTTGGAAGGATCGGATTGATCAGCGTTTCATGCAGAAATTCCGCGACCTGCCCGTGATGTCCGTCCCGCCACTGCCGCAAGAGTCGGCGTTGGGCATGACCGCGGAGCTTGTCGAACATCCCATGATATGCGGCGGCTGCGGCGCCAAGGTTGGGCCTGCCGCGTTGCAAACCGCTCTCAGCGGTGCGCGTACAAATCAGCGATCCGATGTGCTGATACGCCCCGGCGATGATGCCGGCGCGCTGCTCTTTGGGGACCGGATACAGGTCGTCAGCACCGACCACCTGCGCGCCTTCACCGCCGACCCGTTTCTGATGTCGCGCATCACGGCCCTGCACGCGCTGGGCGATGTCTGGGCGATGGGCGCCGCGCCGCAGGCGGCGCTGGTCAATCTCGTCCTGCCTAGGATGAGCGGTCCGCTTCAGGCGCGAACTCTGGCCGAGATTATGGCCGCCGCGCAGGAGGTGATGGAGGACGCCGGCGCCGAGATTATCGGCGGTCACACCACCCAAGGCGCCGAATTGACCATTGGTTACACCGTCACCGGTCTGATGCCCGAGGGCCGCACGCCCATCGGCCTAAATGGCGCGCGGCCTGGCGATCACCTGATCCTCACAGGCGCGCTGGGCACCGGCGTCATCCTCGCCGCTGATATGGCCGGGCAGGCGGATGGAGAGATCGTACGCAATGCACTGGATCAAATGGCCGCCAGCCCCCAAAGCGCCGCGCAGAGCCTAATAGCTGCCCACGCTATGACTGATGTTACAGGCTTCGGCCTCGCCGGTCACCTTCTGGGCATGTGCCGCGCCAGCGGTTTCGGCGCGGTGCTCGACATGGCAACGCTGCCGCTGCTGGCCGGTGCGCTTCCACTGCTCAACGAGGGTAGGCGATCCTCGCTTCATGGTGCGAATAAAGCCTATTCAGTGCCCGAATTGATCGGCTTCGACGATAGTCCGCGAAGTGAGATCCTTTTCGATCCTCAAACCGCAGGCGGCTTTCTCGCCGCTCTGGCGCCAGAAGACGCTAAATTGGCGCTGTCCCAGCTAGCGTCTGGCGGTATCCCCGCCGTCAGAATCGGCATGATCGAGGATACCCCACCGCAAATCACCCTGCATTAG
- a CDS encoding DMT family transporter produces MEQRLTIFTLAMVALVGLLWGLNWPAVKFMLREVPPFTLRAAGFTGGALVLLSLVKGLGHRLRPAPGEAMHILAAGLFVIFGFNIATALGQQLTEASRAAIIAYTMPAITAVLASIFLKERLTWRRIMAVAIGMMGLAVLASTDFAALIAAPAGPLLMLAAALSWSIGNVLVQGRIWSLSPLALTFWFFVVSMVMAWPLALWLEPYGTAAWPGRATWLVFAFHVAGPMATCYFLWAVLLRRLPATVAAISILTAPTVGVLSAILLLSEPVSWQKIVALVLIVLSIGITLTARATDVAPPVPKGA; encoded by the coding sequence TTGGAACAGCGCCTGACCATCTTTACCCTCGCGATGGTCGCGCTGGTCGGCTTGCTGTGGGGGCTGAACTGGCCCGCCGTGAAGTTCATGCTGCGCGAAGTGCCGCCATTCACCCTGCGCGCGGCGGGATTTACCGGTGGCGCGCTGGTATTGCTGTCTCTGGTCAAGGGACTGGGTCATCGCCTGCGCCCTGCGCCGGGGGAAGCTATGCATATCTTAGCGGCGGGCCTATTTGTGATATTTGGGTTCAATATAGCGACCGCGCTAGGCCAGCAGCTGACCGAGGCGTCCCGCGCGGCGATCATTGCCTATACGATGCCTGCAATCACGGCGGTTTTGGCGTCGATATTCTTGAAAGAGCGGCTGACTTGGCGGCGCATTATGGCCGTCGCAATAGGCATGATGGGCCTCGCGGTACTGGCATCGACTGATTTTGCGGCACTGATCGCCGCGCCTGCAGGGCCGCTGCTGATGTTGGCGGCAGCATTGTCGTGGTCGATCGGTAACGTGTTGGTGCAGGGGCGGATATGGTCGCTGTCGCCGCTGGCGCTGACCTTTTGGTTTTTTGTGGTGTCGATGGTGATGGCTTGGCCTCTGGCGCTATGGTTAGAGCCGTATGGCACAGCCGCGTGGCCGGGGCGGGCGACATGGCTGGTCTTCGCCTTTCACGTCGCAGGCCCGATGGCGACCTGCTATTTTCTCTGGGCCGTATTGCTGCGGCGCCTGCCCGCGACGGTCGCGGCCATTTCGATCCTGACGGCACCGACCGTCGGCGTATTGTCGGCTATTTTATTACTCAGCGAGCCTGTGAGTTGGCAAAAGATAGTCGCTCTGGTCTTGATCGTGCTGTCGATCGGTATCACGCTAACGGCGCGGGCCACGGATGTCGCGCCGCCCGTCCCAAAAGGAGCTTGA